The Bacillus sp. Bos-x628 genome segment AATGCCTCCTCTGCAGCAAACGGTGCGACATTCCCAGAAGGATTCTCCTGTTCGTGTTTTAAACACTCGTACATGTTTTTTTCAATTTTTGACGGATCAATCCAAGAAATACACCACGATGCCCAAAAACAAGTAGGGCCTTCATAACGCTTAGCCAACGGAATGAGAAACGGTAAACTAGGCTGACCAATCCTCATGAGTGAGATCGCAGCCGCCATTCTCGTTTCCTCCTCTTCACTTTCTAGTAACTGTGCAAGTGACTCTGCGGCTTCTCCTGCATCTGCTCCAAACTCACCCAGTACAGCCGCTGCAATATTCCTTAAAGACCCCTCTTCTTTCAAGGCTTCAACAAGGACTGGAACTGCATCTTTCCCTGACTTTTTCAATTCTCCCATCGCTTGAACGATCGTCACTTCATTTGTATTGACTAAATGTTGAACTGAATTGTATAACTTATCTTCAGGTTTCATTAAAATCAACTCCCCTTATTAATTGGTCGCACG includes the following:
- a CDS encoding HEAT repeat domain-containing protein, coding for MKPEDKLYNSVQHLVNTNEVTIVQAMGELKKSGKDAVPVLVEALKEEGSLRNIAAAVLGEFGADAGEAAESLAQLLESEEEETRMAAAISLMRIGQPSLPFLIPLAKRYEGPTCFWASWCISWIDPSKIEKNMYECLKHEQENPSGNVAPFAAEEALGKIIAFQLKEKEDE